A genomic stretch from Candidatus Hydrogenisulfobacillus filiaventi includes:
- a CDS encoding protein of unknown function (Evidence 5 : Unknown function) — translation MRAIILAGGRGQRLMPLTDGRPKPLVPFLDRPILDYTLAQLGAAGFTDVVITLGYEGARIRAHVGTAAAGGSGLATARRRRRWARRERCGWRWRGFRRGSRC, via the coding sequence ATGCGCGCAATCATCCTGGCGGGGGGCCGTGGCCAACGGCTAATGCCGTTAACGGACGGGCGGCCGAAGCCCCTGGTGCCGTTTCTGGACCGGCCGATTCTGGACTACACCCTGGCGCAGCTGGGCGCGGCGGGGTTCACGGATGTGGTGATCACCCTGGGGTACGAGGGGGCGCGCATCCGGGCCCACGTGGGGACGGCAGCCGCTGGGGGGTCCGGGTTGGCTACAGCCAGGAGGAGACGGCGCTGGGCACGGCGGGAGCGGTGCGGCTGGCGCTGGCGCGGTTTCCGGCGCGGGAGCCGGTGCTGA
- a CDS encoding putative Mannose-1-phosphate guanylyltransferase (Evidence 3 : Putative function from multiple computational evidences; Product type e : enzyme), whose product MRLALARFPAREPVLIVSGDGLTDFDLAGFYRRMRAARAEAGLLVAAVADPRAYGVVELAGDGQVVGFVEKPAWLMEGAVVNTGIYYLEPGLLAGVPVGVPVDFGHELFPQWIAEGRRVRGEAGRGYWCDVGTVEQYRAAHEAALDGRVRLPWPVAVTVGPRGQGPVYLGPGAVVEPTAAVGPYAVIGAGVRVMPWARVERSIVGRAAVIGAHSQLKGAVVAEEARLDSYATVEENVVVGRRAHLGYSAHVFPGTRIGVGEAVAPGSQLYQHQGKANFRQTV is encoded by the coding sequence GTGCGGCTGGCGCTGGCGCGGTTTCCGGCGCGGGAGCCGGTGCTGATCGTCAGCGGGGACGGGCTGACGGACTTTGATCTGGCGGGATTTTACCGGCGGATGCGGGCGGCCCGGGCGGAGGCGGGGCTACTGGTGGCGGCGGTGGCGGACCCGCGGGCGTACGGGGTGGTGGAGCTGGCGGGGGACGGCCAGGTGGTGGGATTTGTGGAGAAGCCGGCGTGGCTGATGGAAGGGGCGGTGGTGAACACCGGCATCTACTACCTGGAGCCGGGGCTGCTGGCGGGGGTGCCGGTGGGGGTGCCGGTGGACTTTGGGCACGAGCTGTTTCCGCAGTGGATTGCGGAAGGGCGGCGGGTGCGCGGGGAAGCCGGGCGGGGGTACTGGTGCGATGTCGGGACGGTAGAGCAGTACCGGGCGGCGCACGAGGCGGCGCTGGACGGGCGGGTGCGGCTGCCGTGGCCGGTGGCGGTGACGGTGGGGCCGCGGGGCCAGGGGCCGGTGTATCTGGGGCCGGGGGCGGTCGTGGAGCCGACGGCGGCGGTGGGGCCGTACGCGGTGATAGGGGCCGGGGTGCGAGTGATGCCGTGGGCACGGGTGGAGCGGTCGATTGTGGGGCGGGCGGCGGTGATTGGGGCGCACAGCCAGCTGAAGGGGGCGGTGGTGGCCGAGGAGGCCCGGCTGGACAGCTACGCCACGGTGGAGGAGAACGTGGTGGTCGGCCGGCGGGCGCACCTGGGCTACAGTGCCCACGTCTTCCCGGGCACCCGCATCGGGGTCGGGGAGGCGGTGGCTCCCGGCAGCCAGCTCTACCAGCACCAGGGCAAGGCCAACTTCCGGCAGACCGTCTAG
- a CDS encoding CoA-disulfide reductase has translation MPRILVIGGSDAGISAALAAREQDPGSAVTLITADAYPNFSVCGLPFYLGGEVADWHQLAHRTPEEITAAGITLRLETRALRLDPAAHAVEVREADGHDRRLTYDRLVVATGAEAVPPPVPGLTEREQVFFLHDMGDGLRLATFLADRKPVHALVVGAGYIGLEMTEAFRRRGLAVTLIEQAPTVLPGLDAPLARELEALLRSAGVTVVTATALERLEEGPGGLVAQTSDGQARKADLALIAAGVRPRSTLAVTAGAQAGVRGAIRVDAAMATGLPDVYAAGDCVETWHRLLQRAVYLPLGTTAHKQGRVAGINAAGGSARFAGSLGTQVLQVFGRVAGRTGLNSTEAAAEGWSVLSVSVTVPDHKAYYPGAEPLTVRLIADRDRGRLLGAQLLGGLRGGVATRLDILAAALTMEATVGDLLDLDLAYTPPLSSPWDPVQLAAQAWLAARR, from the coding sequence ATGCCCCGCATCCTCGTCATCGGCGGCAGCGACGCCGGCATCAGCGCCGCGCTGGCGGCCCGCGAGCAAGACCCCGGGTCCGCGGTCACCCTCATCACCGCCGACGCCTACCCCAATTTCAGCGTGTGCGGCCTCCCCTTCTATCTGGGCGGGGAGGTGGCGGACTGGCACCAGCTGGCCCACCGCACCCCGGAGGAGATTACGGCGGCAGGCATCACCCTCCGGTTGGAGACCCGCGCCCTGCGCCTGGACCCGGCCGCGCACGCGGTGGAAGTGCGGGAGGCGGACGGCCATGACCGGCGCCTCACCTACGACCGCCTGGTAGTGGCCACCGGGGCGGAGGCGGTGCCGCCACCCGTGCCCGGCCTGACGGAGCGGGAACAGGTGTTCTTCCTGCACGACATGGGTGACGGGCTGCGACTGGCTACCTTTCTGGCGGACCGGAAGCCGGTGCATGCGCTGGTGGTGGGGGCCGGCTATATCGGGCTGGAGATGACCGAGGCCTTCCGGCGTCGCGGCCTGGCCGTCACCCTGATCGAGCAAGCCCCGACCGTCCTGCCGGGACTGGACGCGCCCCTGGCGCGAGAGCTAGAAGCGCTGCTGCGCTCGGCCGGGGTCACGGTGGTGACCGCTACCGCCCTGGAGCGCCTGGAGGAGGGTCCCGGCGGCCTGGTGGCCCAGACCTCGGACGGGCAGGCCCGCAAGGCCGACCTGGCCCTGATCGCGGCTGGGGTGCGGCCCCGGTCCACGCTGGCCGTCACCGCCGGCGCCCAGGCGGGCGTGCGCGGGGCCATCCGCGTGGACGCCGCCATGGCCACCGGGCTGCCCGACGTCTATGCCGCCGGCGACTGCGTCGAAACCTGGCACCGCTTGCTGCAGCGGGCCGTGTACCTGCCGCTGGGCACCACCGCCCACAAGCAGGGGCGGGTGGCCGGCATTAACGCGGCCGGGGGCAGCGCCCGTTTTGCCGGATCCCTGGGCACCCAGGTGCTGCAGGTCTTCGGACGCGTGGCCGGGCGCACCGGCCTCAACAGCACCGAGGCCGCCGCCGAAGGCTGGTCGGTCCTGAGCGTGTCGGTCACCGTTCCCGACCATAAGGCCTACTATCCCGGCGCCGAGCCCCTTACCGTGCGCCTCATCGCCGATCGCGACCGCGGTCGCCTACTGGGGGCCCAGCTGCTGGGCGGTCTCCGCGGCGGGGTGGCTACCCGTCTGGACATCCTGGCCGCCGCGCTGACCATGGAGGCCACGGTAGGGGACCTCCTCGACCTCGACCTCGCCTACACCCCGCCCCTCTCCAGCCCCTGGGACCCGGTCCAGCTGGCGGCGCAGGCCTGGCTGGCCGCACGCCGGTAA
- a CDS encoding OsmC-like protein, which translates to MQRYTVTVERRDARHAEAAVRAFRLTLGARRADLEAGFNPVETLLAALGDCLLTSLDLVAGLSRIPLDAVRIEVSGERQDRPPTLTAVRYRLFARTPVPAERFGRLVALAERNSTVFQTLSRAVPVTGEWACRDPGTG; encoded by the coding sequence ATGCAGCGCTATACGGTGACCGTGGAGCGCAGGGATGCCCGGCATGCCGAGGCGGCGGTGCGGGCGTTCCGGCTGACGCTGGGGGCCCGTCGGGCGGACCTCGAGGCCGGGTTCAACCCGGTGGAGACCCTGCTGGCGGCCTTGGGGGACTGCCTCCTGACCAGCCTGGACTTGGTGGCGGGGCTCTCCCGCATTCCCCTGGACGCCGTCCGCATCGAGGTGAGCGGGGAGCGGCAGGATCGGCCGCCTACCCTGACGGCGGTGCGTTACCGGCTCTTCGCCCGCACCCCTGTGCCGGCGGAGCGGTTCGGCCGGCTGGTGGCGCTGGCGGAGCGCAACAGCACGGTGTTTCAGACCTTGTCCCGCGCCGTGCCGGTGACGGGGGAGTGGGCGTGCCGGGATCCGGGGACGGGATAG